One Solanum stenotomum isolate F172 unplaced genomic scaffold, ASM1918654v1 scaffold30743, whole genome shotgun sequence genomic window, CATACTTGATCGCCTCACTGCCCAAACAGACGAGTTAACTGTCATACCAATTTTTGGTATGGGAGGTATAGGTAAGACAACTCTTGCCAGAAAAGTTTATGATGATTCTTCTATTTGTTCTCGATTTGATAAACATGCATGGGTCACTATCTCCGAAGAATACAATGAGAGACAAATGCTTCTTGAAGTTGTTTCTTCAATTACTGGAAGCAATCAAGAAATGAGCGATGATCAACTAATGGAGATTGTGCACAGAGGTCTGAAGGGTTGGAGATTTCTAATTGTCATAGATGATATTTGGAGTACTAAGGCATGGGACCAAATTCAAAGAATATTTCCTAATGATGACAATAAAAGTAGAATTCTATTAACCACAAGGCTCAAGTATGTTGCTGATTATGTTAGTTGTCCTGATTTCCCCCCTCATTGTAAGTCTTTTCTCACTCTAGATGATAGTTGGAATCTATTTACTGGAAAATTGTTCAAAAAAGAAGTGTGTCCTCCTCTACTTGTAGAAATAGGGAAGCATATTGTACAACAATGTCAAGGGTTACCTCTCTCGGTTATTGTCGTTGCGGGACTTGTTGGAAAAATGGACCCAACGTATGATAATTGGCAGAAAGTTGAGGAAAATCTGAAGTCATTCTTCGGTACAGTATCCGAACGGTGCCAATCAATTCTTACTTTGAGCTACAATTACTTGCCCCAATATTTGAAGGCTTGTTTTCTCTATGTTGGAGGTTTTCCAGAAGACATAGAGATTAATGTTTCCAAGTTAATTAGGCTATGGATTGCTGAGGAATTTGTAAGGGGAAGAAGCAATAAAAGGTTAGAAGTGGTGGCAGAGGAGTATCTACAAGAGTTAATTGATAGAAGTTTAATGTTGGCCGGTACACATGGGGATAATGGAATGATGAAAACTTGCAAAATTCATGATCTTCTTCGCCAACTATGCCTAAGAGAAGCTCATACTCAAAATGTTGTGCATGTCATGAATGCAAATGTTCCCATCTCCTTAGAAGCCATAGATGATCAACGGCGACTGATCGTTCAATTTGATCTTCAAGAGAAGCAATTTTATCGTACAAGGCATAGCAGTGGTATTACAAGTATAACCCGCACCTTTATTTCAACGCCatcatattttccaaaaagGAATTTATCCATTGTTTCACAGTTGAAGTTGCTTAAGGTGTTGGATGTATTTTCAATTGAATACGATTTCTCTTGTGTAATACCTCAACTTGTACATTTGAGATATGTTGCTGCAAAAATTGAGGAAACTCTTTCACTAGCCAAACTGAGAAATCTACAGACcataatttttgaaagttttctAGGGACAAAGTTGAAGCACCCCGTAGATATCTGGACGACAACGGAGATTAGACATGTAGATATTAGATCACCACTCTATATATCCAATCCTGTTGAGGCAGAAAATAATAGTAGTGGAGAACATCCTCTGTTTCTCAATAACTTGCAAACACTAACTCTTCACTTATCTCCTTTTGCTGTGGAaatcataagacgaactcccaATCTAAAAGAACTAAGGATTTTACATGAAGCTAAGCATTCTGATGGGCTTGCTATTCTTGATTCTCTCAGCCTTCTTGAGAAACTGGAGAAACTACACCTAGAAGCACAACAAACCGTTAACCCGATCATGATTTTCTCAGGGGATATTTTCCTTCCGAATCTCAAGGAGTTGACATTATCATCTACTTATATACCATGGGAAGCTATCAATTTACTGGCTAATTTACCCAATCTTGAGGTGCTCGATTATTCTGCATTCGATGGAACAGATTGGAGACTAAATGAAGATGTTGTGTTTCGCAAATTAAAACTTCTATTACTGCATAGGTGTAGAGATCTGCAAAAGTGGGAAGCTGGTAGTGATAATTTTCCAATGCTTGAGAAACTAATGATGTTTTGGTTGGATAAACTGGAGGAGATTCCGGAGAGTATTGGAGATATAATGACACTAAAACTGATCCAAATAGAATATTGCAGCTTTGGTGTAGAGACAAGTGCAGAGAAAATTAAACAAGAGCAACAAAGCTTGGGAAATTATGAGCTTCAAGTTCAAATTACTCCTATGGTATGTTAAAATTCCATCATTCATTATTTAAATACTCTTCTTAGTGTTTTTTTACTCCATCCAATTCATATTACTTCGATCCgatactaaaaaaatagttattttttactGTTGACAACATTTACTAGAGATTTGTAAGCATACTAGAGGGATATGCATTGTTGTCTCTCTACATTTTTTGATACAAATTCTACATCTTATGATacactttcttcttttattttcccAGCTCTCTCACGTCTGGCAACAGCAACAGCAGGACCAGCAAGTCCGGCAACTCCAGCAAACGCTACTTCAGTCGGAGCGAGCATTAATAGCGGCTGAGTGTTTTATTCGACATTCTGATAAATGGTCTTAAAAACTTGTGTTTGTTCAAAGTTCAATTTTTGATGGTGCCTCTAAATATTCCTAATTAGACACCTTCACAGGcatttatttatctttatttagttGGAACATTTTGAAGCTACTTTTGattgtatttatatatcttAAGAAATCCGTTTAATAGGTTCAAATTGTTAATTGAGAACTTCGTTACTTAAAACAGGTAGAATCCAAAACACACAAACTTAATGTCCTAATTCCACTAAGTCGAGTCACTGTGGAATGAAATGCTAACATAGAATTCTATCATATGGTTTTAATGCAGTTACACACAAATTAAACTTCATGTCCAAATCCAACTCACCTTAGCCTCCCACATCATGTCCGTGATAGAGGCCACCTTCATCTTGGTCTgaatatcttcatttttttacctGATCTCTCCTAGTAAttcatttcaaaaagaatgattatttccttttttaacaactcttttaactcttagTTTTCACTTACATGTTTAAAATAACAAGATAAAACGACATTTTGATCCATTCTACATATACTTAGtctaagaccacaagattcaaaagtcttgtttattttttagaaaagagttgATATACACCTTAACTTTGTCATTAGAGCCGATATAACCCTCGTTAtcaaagtggctcatatataggGATGATAACGGGGCGGGGTAAATACAGAGCGGAACGGGGCGAATACAGAGCGGAGCGGGGTGGAGGGGAttgaaacaaattttaaatttatttttatactatttCCCTCTACTGTTacacaaatggctcacatagACTACTCTCCTCTAACGGAAGGgaaagaaatcaattttaaatttattttttagaactttttatttaaaaaaatatttactgaATAGTCAATCTCTGCTATTAGTGTAGTCTCCTCATGTTCTGTTGTCATAAGCACTTCTCCAAACGGTCCAACAAGAGTAGAATGTCCCCAAGCTACATAACTAGCCACCGTCTCTTACAGGAGAACAAGTTGCTACATACAACTGCAATCAGCAGCCCTCACCCGTTGCAATAATTCCAAACTATCATTGGAATATGAACTCATGGAGAAGAATAAGCTGAGCACCCTTGTCTGCAACATCTTCTATTGCCTGCTGAGCTGATGCATGGTTCAAACACAGTAGCTAATGGGACTCAAGAAGGCTCAAAATTCGATCACATATCTTGCTAGGCTCAGCCTCAATTTTGGCTCAACTAGCTTGGCCATGTACACATTTTCCTCCATGGGAACATAATTTCCAATTAAATTGTGAACAAATAGAAGTGAAATTCTTCACCTCTTCTATCACACACATTCATCAACTCATAGAGAAATTAACAATGAAAAACAGAGACCAGACAGAGAAATACAAGACAGATTAAAGAACTGTCATAGCAGTTATATAATTGCATTTCAGAATCTCAAAATTAAATGGCTACACGAGAATTTGAAGAGCTGTAATGACAACTATATCATTACATCTGCACTTAGCATCGACACATGAGTTGagatattttgataaaacttaGTTACACAAAAAGATTTAACATGCTCATGCGCACATTAATAATCGGAGGTGTCAAAAAATGCCACTGTTGTCACACTTTGAAGTGATTTCAAGCAAAAATTACTAAACTAGTGTAGCCACTTATATCACAAGTTCACCGTAGTTCAAAGTTTATCATGGACAGCCATCCACATCATTGTCTGACGATCATGTTCACCCATACGTAAAAATAATTCCATCTTTTTTTCGTCTTTACAGAGAATCATTGCAGCTTTTATACGTTGCTCTATGGTGTACAACTCAAATACAGGGGATTCAAGGATAGAATAAACTTGACCACGAACATCAGATCGATTAACCCCCATCTTGACTTTCAGGAAAGTTTTTCTTAACTTCCATCATATCCTTAAGAAATGTCTCACTATCATCCTCTTCTTCACACACATATTCTTTTTGACCCAACGCATAACAATTGGAAGATCGTTGAGGAAAATCTAAATTCATTCTTTGGTACGGTATCCGAACGATGCCAATCAATTCTTTCTTTGAGCTATAATTACTTGCCCCAATATTTGAGGGCTTGTTTTCTTTATGTTGGAGGTTTTTCTGAAGATATGGAGATTGATGTTTCCAAGTTGATTAAGCTATGGATTGCTGAGCAATTCGTAAAGGTAAGAAGCAATAAAAGGTTAGAAGTGGTGGCAGAGGAGTATCTACAAGAGTTAATTGATAGAAGTCTAATTTTGGTTGGTAAACAAAGGGCTAATGGAAGGATGAAAACTTGCAAAATTCACGACCTTCTTCGACANNNNNNNNNNNNNNNNNNNNNNNNNNNNNNNNNNNNNNNNNNNNNNNNNNNNNNNNNNNNNNNNNNNNNNNNNNNNNNNNNNNNNNNNNNNNNNNNNNNNNNNNNNNNNNNNNNNNNNNNNNNNNNNNNNNNNNNNNNNNNNNNNNNNNNNNNNNNNNNNNNNNNNNNNNNNNNNNNNNNNNNNNNNNNNNNNNNNNNNNNNNNNNNNNNNNNNNNNNNNNNNNNNNNNNNNNNNNNNNNNNNNNNNNNNNNNNNNNNNNNNNNNNNNNNNNNNNNNNNNNNNNNNNNNNNNNNNNNNNNNNNNNNNNNNNNNNNNNNNNNNNNNNNNNNNNNNNNNNNNNNNNNNNNNNNNNNNNNNNNNNNNNNNNNNNNNNNNNNNNNNNNNNNNNNNNNNNNNNNNNNNNNNNNNNNNNNNNNNNNNNNNNNNNNNNNNNNNNNNNNNNNNNNNNNNNNNNNNNNNNNNNNNNNNNNNNNNNNNNNNNNNNNNNNNNNNNNNNNNNNNNNNNNNNNNNNNNNNNNNNNNNNNNNNNNNNNNNNNNNNNNNNNNNNNNNNNNNNNNNNNNNNNNNNNNNNNNNNNNNNNNNNNNNNNNNNNNNNNNNNNNNNNNNNNNNNNNNNNNNNNNNNNNNNNNNNNNNNNNNNNNNNNNNNNNNNNNNNNNNNNNNNNNNNNNNNNNNNNNNNNNNNNNNNNNNNNNNNNNNNNNNNNNNNNNNNNNNNNNNNNNNNNNNNNNNNNNNNNNNNNNNNNNNNNNNNNNNNNNNNNNNNNNNNNNNNNNNNNNNNNNNNNNNNNNNNNNNNNNNNNNNNNNNNNNNNNNNNNNNNNNNNNNNNNNNNNNNNNNNNNNNNNNNNNNNNNNNNNNNNNNNNNNNNNNNNNNNNNNNNNNNNNNNNNNNNNNNNNNNNNNNNNNNNNNNNNNNNNNNNNNNNNNNNNNNNNNNNNNNNNNNNNNNNNNNNNNNNNNNNNNNNNNNNNNNNNNNNNNNNNNNNNNNNNNNNNNNNNNNNNNNNNNNNNNNNNNNNNNNNNNNNNNNNNNNNNNNNNNNNNNNNNNNNNNNNNNNNNNNNNNNNNNNNNNNNNNNNNNNNNNNNNNNNNNNNNNNNNNNNNNNNNNNNNNNNNNNNNNNNNNNNNNNNNNNNNNNNNNNNNNNNNNNNNNNNNNNNNNNNNNNNNNNNNNNNNNNNNNNNNNNNNNNNNNNNNNNNNNNNNNNNNNNNNNNNNNNNNNNNNNNNNNNNNNNNNNNNNNNNNNNNNNNNNNNNNNNNNNNNNNNNNNNNNNNNNNNNNNNNNNNNNNNNNNNNNNNNNNNNNNNNNNNNNNNNNNNNNNNNNNNNNNNNNNNNNNNNNNNNNNNNNNNNNNNNNNNNNNNNNNNNNNNNNNNNNNNNNNNNNNNNNNNNNNNNNNNNNNNNNNNNNNNNNNNNNNNNNNNNNNNNNNNNNNNNNNNNNNNNNNNNNNNNNNNNNNNNNNNNNNNNNNNNNNNNNNNNNNNNNNNNNNNNNNNNNNNNNNNNNNNNNNNNNNNNNNNNNNNNNNNNNNNNNNNNNNNNNNNNNNNNNNNNNNNNNNNNNNNNNNNNNNNNNNNNNNNNNNNNNNNNNNNNNNNNNNNNNNNNNNNNNNNNNNNNNNNNNNNNNNNNNNNNNNNNNNNNNNNNNNNNNNNNNNNNNNNNNNNNNNNNNNNNNNNNNNNNNNNNNNNNNNNNNNNNNNNNNNNNNNNNNNNNNNNNNNNNNNNNNNNNNNNNNNNNNNNNNNNNNNNNNNNNNNNNNNNNNNNNNNNNNNNNNNNNNNNNNNNNNNNNNNNNNNNNNNNNNNNNNNNNNNNNNNNNNNNNNNNNNNNNNNNNNNNNNNNNNNNNNNNNNNNNNNNNNNNNNNNNNNNNNNNNNNNNNNNNNNNNNNNNNNNNNNNNNNNNNNNNNNNNNNNNNNNNNNNNNNNNNNNNNNNNNNNNNNNNNNNNNNNNNNNNNNNNNNNNNNNNNNNNNNNNNNNNNNNNNNNNNNNNNNNNNNNNNNNNNNNNNNNNNNNNNNNNNNNNNNNNNNNNNNNNNNNNNNNNNNNNNNNNNNNNNNNNNNNNNNNNNNNNNNNNNNNNNNNNNNNNNNNNNNNNNNNNNNNNNNNNNNNNNNNNNNNNNNNNNNNNNNNNNNNNNNNNNNNNNNNNNNNNNNNNNNNNNNNNNNNNNNNNNNNNNNNNNNNNNNNNNNNNNNNNNNNNNNNNNNNNNNNNNNNNNNNNNNNNNNNNNNNNNNNNNNNNNNNNNNNNNNNNNNNNNNNNNNNNNNNNNNNNNNNNNNNNNNNNNNNNNNNNNNNNNNNNNNNNNNNNNNNNNNNNNNNNNNNNNNNNNNNNNNNNNNNNNNNNNNNNNNNNNNNNNNNNNNNNNNNNNNNNNNNNNNNNNNNNNNNNNNNNNNNNNNNNNNNNNNNNNNNNNNNNNNNNNNNNNNNNNNNNNNNNNNNNNNNNNNNNNNNNNNNNNNNNNNNNNNNNNNNNNNNNNNNNNNNNNNNNNNNNNNNNNNNNNNNNNNNNNNNNNNNNNNNNNNNNNNNNNNNNNNNNNNNNNNNNNNNNNNNNNNNNNNNNNNNNNNNNNNNNNNNNNNNNNNNNNNNNNNNNNNNNNNNNNNNNNNNNNNNNNNNNNNNNNNNNNNNNNNNNNNNNNNNNNNNNNNNNNNNNNNNNNNNNNNNNNNNNNNNNNNNNNNNNNNNNNNNNNNNNNNNNNNNNNNNNNNNNNNNNNNNNNNNNNNNNNNNNNNNNNNNNNNNNNNNNNNNNNNNNNNNNNNNNNNNNNNNNNNNNNNNNNNNNNNNNNNNNNNNNNNNNNNNNNNNNNNNNNNNNNNNNNNNNNNNNNNNNNNNNNNNNNNNNNNNNNNNNNNNNNNNNNNNNNNNNNNNNNNNNNNNNNNNNNNNNNNNNNNNNNNNNNNNNNNNNNNNNNNNNNNNNNNNNNNNNNNNNNNNNNNNNNNNNNNNNNNNNNNNNNNNNNNNNNNNNNNNNNNNNNNNNNNNNNNNNNNNNNNNNNNNNNNNNNNNNNNNNNNNNNNNNNNNNNNNNNNNNNNNNNNNNNNNNNNNNNNNNNNNNNNNNNNNNNNNNNNNNNNNNNNNNNNNNNNNNNNNNNNNNNNNNNNNNNNNNNNNNNNNNNNNNNNNNNNNNNNNNNNNNNNNNNNNNNNNNNNNNNNNNNNNNNNNNNNNNNNNNNNNNNNNNNNNNNNNNNNNNNNNNNNNNNNNNNNNNNNNNNNNNNNNNNNNNNNNNNNNNNNNNNNNNNNNNNNNNNNNNNNNNNNNNNNNNNNNNNNNNNNNNNNNNNNNNNNNNNNNNNNNNNNNNNNNNNNNNNNNNNNNNNNNNNNNNNNNNNNNNNNNNNNNNNNNNNNNNNNNNNNNNNNNNNNNNNNNNNNNNNNNNNNNNNNNNNNNNNNNNNNNNNNNNNNNNNNNNNNNNNNNNNNNNNNNNNNNNNNNNNNNNNNNNNNNNNNNNNNNNNNNNNNNNNNNNNNNNNNNNNNNNNNNNNNNNNNNNNNNNNNNNNNNNNNNNNNNNNNNNNNNNNNNNNNNNNNNNNNNNNNNNNNNNNNNNNNNNNNNNNNNNNNNNNNNNNNNNNNNNNNNNNNNNNNNNNNNNNNNNNNNNNNNNNNNNNNNNNNNNNNNNNNNNNNNNNNNNNNNNNNNNNNNNNNNNNNNNNNNNNNNNNNNNNNNNNNNNNNNNNNNNNNNNNNNNNNNNNNNNNNNNNNNNNNNNNNNNNNNNNNNNNNNNNNNNNNNNNNNNNNNNNNNNNNNNNNNNNNNNNNNNNNNNNNNNNNNNNNNNNNNNNNNNNNNNNNNNNNNNNNNNNNNNNNNNNNNNNNNNNNNNNNNNNNNNNNNNNNNNNNNNNNNNNNNNNNNNNNNNNNNNNNNNNNNNNNNNNNNNNNNNNNNNNNNNNNNNNNNNNNNNNNNNNNNNNNNNNNNNNNNNNNNNNNNNNNNNNNNNNNNNNNNNNNNNNNNNNNNNNNNNNNNNNNNNNNNNNNNNNNNNNNNNNNNNNNNNNNNNNNNNNNNNNNNNNNNNNNNNNNNNNNNNNNNNNNNNNNNNNNNNNNNNNNNNNNNNNNNNNNNNNNNNNNNNNNNNNNNNNNNNNNNNNNNNNNNNNNNNNNNNNNNNNNNNNNNNNNNNNNNNNNNNNNNNNNNNNNNNNNNNNNNNNNNNNNNNNNNNNNNNNNNNNNNNNNNNNNNNNNNNNNNNNNNNNNNNNNNNNNNNNNNNNNNNNNNNNNNNNNNNNNNNNNNNNNNNNNNNNNNNNNNNNNNNNNNNNNNNNNNNNNNNNNNNNNNNNNNNNNNNNNNNNNNNNNNNNNNNNNNNNNNNNNNNNNNNNNNNNNNNNNNNNNNNNNNNNNNNNNNNNNNNNNNNNNNNNNNNNNNNNNNNNNNNNNNNNNNNNNNNNNNNNNNNNNNNNNNNNNNNNNNNNNNNNNNNNNNNNNNNNNNNNNNNNNNNNNNNNNNNNNNNNNNNNNNNNNNNNNNNNNNNNNNNNNNNNNNNNNNNNNNNNNNNNNNNNNNNNNNNNNNNNNNNNNNNNNNNNNNNNNNNNNNNNNNNNNNNNNNNNNNNNNNNNNNNNNNNNNNNNNNNNNNNNNNNNNNNNNNNNNNNNNNNNNNNNNNNNNNNNNNNNNNNNNNNNNNNNNNNNNNNNNNNNNNNNNNNNNNNNNNNNNNNNNNNNNNNNNNNNNNNNNNNNNNNNNNNNNNNNNNNNNNNNNNNNNNNNNNNNNNNNNNNNNNNNNNNNNNNNNNNNNNNNNNNNNNNNNNNNNNNNNNNNNNNNNNNNNNNNNNNNNNNNNNNNNNNNNNNNNNNNNNNNNNNNNNNNNNNNNNNNNNNNNNNNNNNNNNNNAAATTCGCCTAAATCattttgagctaggagttacgactgctcaaagttgaccaaaaactcttttttttttttccatacttagccaaattttccagattctttccaaaatgactatttccaattcaactcttcttggaactcaatgtgctaCACCTAGGGACCTtaacttaacactcaagaaattttattcctcggtaaaatctcactccacatgaaggacggctcgagtcttagttcgaaaaattcTATGGGGTGTTACAGGTGCATAGGTAATTGATTGCTGATTTGCTATCCAGTGGATAGGCTTGGTGGTAGTTTGGTACAGAGTACTTTTTTCTCTGTTCATACCAGTAGTAGTAATATTATTCTCATAGTTTCTTGTCCAACGATTTTTGTTACTCCCCGTGTTTCATGTGCTTTGGTTATCACATTATTACTTAATTTGCTCAGGCAGTTTCTCCTGGACTAGGAACCCTCTTTACTACATGAAGCCCTGGAGTACTTAAGAAATAGAAATCATAGATATGAAATCTCTGCTTACATTGAAAATGTCTCCATGAAAATAGAAATGTTGTATAATCAAGAGAAGCAAAACGAATGACGCTTGCTAAGCTGTACACCCACATTGCTTACAACATGACTTGAACCCTCGACCAATATAATTGGTTAGAGGTGGAGGTGTTCAACCAGCTGAGCAAGCCTCACTTGTCttgccaaatatattttagtaaatATAAAGTATAATATTTAGTTGTATAGTTTATTCCTATTTTTGAATGGTTTTCAGACAATTTTTGAAGCTGGATAAGAAACCTCACAGAGTAGGGAGACAGTGAAGGTGCCACTTGTTAGGCGTGTGATTGAGGTATCTCGTAGAGCTTCGATGCTTTTAAAATGTGCTCTAATGGGGTTTGGAAAAGATCGCTCTATGTAAATTGCAGTGTACTGTTTTATAATCATGtaagaaatatatatgttttgctTGAAAATATCTTCTCATAATTAAATAGCCGGACCAAACTTGTTGATTACTTTTTCTTGCAAGTATATATAGATGGTATATTGATTATAAACGATCATACACGATTATACACATATTGAACATGGGTTATATGTATACTGTATATCTGTCAGCTATTTTTAGTCTAATCAGTTTGATGGACGGATATATAGGTTAATTATTCATATCTTTCTTCACCTATTTCTGAATTAGATATAAACCTCTTTGTCTATTTGCACTACCATTTTCTTTTATGCGAAGTAGATTAATTTTGAACTATGATCATTCTTTCATCGAGACTTAATTCAAATCATGGTGATATTTTCTTGTTCCTGAATGGGTATGATTCAAATTGTAGACTCACCGTAGAAAAAGGTGTAGATGAGCAAAAGTCACCTGACTGTAACGAGAGGAGTTCTAGCTTACTCTACTTCCACTGCTGCTTTTACTGTTTTTGCGTACATATTTTGCTCTACTTCAATTCTAGGTGTGTATAAGTAGACacttttaacttgtataaaattgaacaaatagatacaCGTGTCCTATGTGACGTCCTACATGAAGATTTATGTCCTACGTGGAGTtctacatgtattatgccatgtagaactcatttgtcttcttcttcaaatttttata contains:
- the LOC125851926 gene encoding putative late blight resistance protein homolog R1B-16, whose product is MEDDFNTILDRLTAQTDELTVIPIFGMGGIGKTTLARKVYDDSSICSRFDKHAWVTISEEYNERQMLLEVVSSITGSNQEMSDDQLMEIVHRGLKGWRFLIVIDDIWSTKAWDQIQRIFPNDDNKSRILLTTRLKYVADYVSCPDFPPHCKSFLTLDDSWNLFTGKLFKKEVCPPLLVEIGKHIVQQCQGLPLSVIVVAGLVGKMDPTYDNWQKVEENLKSFFGTVSERCQSILTLSYNYLPQYLKACFLYVGGFPEDIEINVSKLIRLWIAEEFVRGRSNKRLEVVAEEYLQELIDRSLMLAGTHGDNGMMKTCKIHDLLRQLCLREAHTQNVVHVMNANVPISLEAIDDQRRLIVQFDLQEKQFYRTRHSSGITSITRTFISTPSYFPKRNLSIVSQLKLLKVLDVFSIEYDFSCVIPQLVHLRYVAAKIEETLSLAKLRNLQTIIFESFLGTKLKHPVDIWTTTEIRHVDIRSPLYISNPVEAENNSSGEHPLFLNNLQTLTLHLSPFAVEIIRRTPNLKELRILHEAKHSDGLAILDSLSLLEKLEKLHLEAQQTVNPIMIFSGDIFLPNLKELTLSSTYIPWEAINLLANLPNLEVLDYSAFDGTDWRLNEDVVFRKLKLLLLHRCRDLQKWEAGSDNFPMLEKLMMFWLDKLEEIPESIGDIMTLKLIQIEYCSFGVETSAEKIKQEQQSLGNYELQVQITPMLSHVWQQQQQDQQVRQLQQTLLQSERALIAAECFIRHSDKWS